cagttaaaccatttaatctcgtgattctgtatatattggtcagtgagtttgtaattgatcctcagcattcagctcaaaagcaacagttatgacccatgtgacttctcctcaactcactgattggttactgcctggtaaccaatcagtggaaaccaagagagctgaaaagcaggaagtagtgttctggctattatgttacacatccagtcactccagcctttatacattacatttttgcccaactaattatattagatacattatttattttgcacagcctatttatttacccagttttaatttttacacttaacaattaCTTTAAGGGGAAAGCTAGCCATAAGTAATATGAgatccaaatgttattttttttttaaaggtgtctttgttatagaatggctaattcgaagcatcttttcaattggccttcattttttctttttatagtttttttaaattatttgtcttctaactctttccagtattaaatgggggtcattgaccccatctaacaaaaacaaatgttcttttaggctacaaatgtatttttattgctactttttattactcctctttctattcaggcctctcctattcattttccagtttcttattcaaaccactgcatggttgctgaaattgcaaactggagaactgctgaataaaaagctaaataaccacaaataataatgaaatgaaaaccaattgcaaattttctcacgatatcacgctctacatcaggggtcaccaacctttttctttttttttttctttttttttttttactcgtgagccacatttaaatctaAACAAAAGTTGGAGCACAACATAATGCTGCTAAAAGTCCccaggggtgcaaaatatgggctgtaacatctggtttttatacaaccaaaacttgcctccaagtctggaattaaaaaataagctcctgctttgaggccactgggagcaacatccaaggggttggtgagcaacatgaacatgttactcacgggctactggttggagatcactgctctacatcatggtaaaagttaatttaaagatgaacaaccccttttaaattttaaaaataattttcagcatCGATAGTTCAATTTTATTAGTGTTAGGCAGTTTTATTGTTACCTCTGCCTCACTAAACTCATCTTAACCACTCAGCTAAATATAATCCTGTTAAGGGGTTACTTAAAGGATTAAActaatgtgaaaatgaaaatttaatataagcttcatcatactggaataagaaactttctaaatacaatcaattaaatatcctgcatcgtttctgaaataatcaagtttatcttcactatccctctctcagcatctgtttctcttcattctgtcttcatgcagcagttgggtgtcagatattcattgacagttagatccaatatatcttataggggaggctcctttcctagcagatgtattagagctcactcaaataactgattccagtacaaacaaaataactgccttttgcacaaatcctgcatgtagagagacatgatgtctggtgagtttaatagagtgagctctaatacatcttctaggcaaaaggagcccccctataagatatattggatgtaactgtcaatgaatatctgacacccaactgctgcatgaagacagaatgaagagaaacagatgctgagagaggaatagtgaagatgaacttgattatttcagaaacaatgcagaatatttaattgatcgtattttgaaagcttcttatttcactatgaggaagcttatattaattaaatgattatcattttcgcaatagttaccATTTAAAAATCATCACAGATAAAGATGAAACTGGTGGGGACTTCCTTCACTGTTTAacaatttcactttcatttctaTTTCTGATCAGATCCCGATGAGAAAAAGAAACCCAGACAGACCGATGAAGGTGTGTTCTAAGGAACGTCCTCCCTTACAAACACTCGCTGGTATTTGTGTTTCATTTGGCGATGGCATCTGCTAGGCTCAGGCAGGAGTTATGTTGCTCCATCTGCCTGGACTTTTACAGAAAACCGGTCATTCTCCGATGCGGCCATAATTTCTGCCAGGACTGTATTACTGGAGTGTTCGATACCCAAGAGGAGGAGGAATGGGGATTTTATACTTGCCCTGAGTGCAGAAAAAGATTTAAGGTGAGACCTTTGCCTGTGAGAAACCTAGCACTCTATAATATAGCAGAGCTGTACAAGGTTGCCAGGCCAAAGCCAGAAGAGACTGAAATCCTCTGCACTTACTGCATAGACTTTCCTCAACATGCAGTAAAGACCTGCCTGCACTGTGAGGCCTCCTTATGTGAAGTGCACCTTAGAGCTCACTGCACCTCGGAGGAACATATCTTACTGGACCCCACCAGTCCCCTGCAGAATCGGCACTGCCCCATTCATGGAAAGCTTTTTGAGTATTACTGTTCTGAGGATTCTGTCTGCGTATGTGTACACTGCTGCCTTTCTGAGCAGCACCGGGGACACCAAGTGGAAATGTTGAACAAGGCTTCCCAGATAAGGAAAGCTGAACTAAGTGTCATTCTAGAAAACATGGGCCTCCTGAAAGCAAAGAAAAACATGGCAACCCTGAATCTTACTCGCCACGGCAGGAAAGTAGAACAGGAGACTGCTGTTCTAACCAAGAATGTTGCTGCCTTGTTTTCTACCATCAGAGAACATCTTGGATGTCTAGAACACCACATCCTCAATGAGATAAAACTCCAGGAACAAAAGGTTCTCCTTCCAATCTCTGAGTTGATTGGAAAGTTGGAAGTAGAAAAAGATGAACTGACCAGAAAAATGCATTACATAGAGGAGTTGTGTCATAATACTGATTCCCTGGCTGTATTACAGGACCAGGAATTGGACAATGTacgagatgatgatgatgatgaagaagaaacgTATAGCAAGCATCTGATATCAACAAGTCACGTGGATCGGCTGCTTCTGTCTCTAATAATACAGAAAGGTCTAGACAGGTATGTTGCCACTATCCCCAAACTTACGGCTGACAGATGGTCCAATGTGGAATGTGTGTCTGATCTTTTATTGGACGATAACACATCTGGTAATAACATTTGTCTGTCCGGTGACCTGAAAATGGCTACATACTCGACAGAGGCACAAGAGCGAGGCGCTAATTCTTGCAGGTTCCAAACAGGACAAGTTATGAGTACCACCAGCTTCTCATCTGGAAAACATTTCTGGGAAGTAGAGGTTAGTGAAGATGGTCTCAGGAGTGTTGGCGTTGCCTACTCCAGCATCCCGAGGGCAGGGCAGGAATCCATTATAGGCTATAATAGTCAATCCTGGAGCCTAACCTGGATCAATCACCTGATTGGAGTAAGTCATAATTCTGAGGGCAAAACGGTGTCTAAAAGCTCAACAATGAGAAATGTTGGAATCTACTTAGACTACGAAGCAGGAGTACTGACCTTCTATCAGCTGTGCAACCCCATCAGACACCTGTACACCTTCACCTGTGTATTCACCGAGCCTCTTCATCTTGCCTTCCGTGTAGAAAATGGCTGGGTGAGAATAAGCAGCAAACCATTCTGGACAATTGCAAGTACTACTGAATCCAAAGTTGGGGATTTGTAAGATTGCTTTCAGGAGTATTAACCAAGGCCACTATTCCAcctcaccttaaaggggaactatcgccaaaatgaacatttaatataagcttcctcatactgaagtaagaaacttctaaatacacacaattaaaaattttccattgtttctgatgtaattaagtttatattcactattcctctctcagcatctgtttctccttattctcttgtcatgcagcagttgggtgtccaatgaatgatccaatatatcttataggagggctcctttcctagcagatgtattagagctcactcataactgattccagtacaaacaaaatctaacaaaataactgccttttggacaaattctgcatgtagagagacatgatttgaGGCTTTTAATTGAGTGAGCTCTGATGCATCTTCTAggaaaaaagtgtgtgtgtgtatatatgtatatacggATCATTCAACTGTTCCCCTGTAAAATGTCTATGGGTAGATTGATATGTTAGTGGTTGGGAATTCACTGCCCATTATGACCATTCGCAGTGCACTAGATAATACATAGGCCAAGTCAAGCAACATGGAAGTTCTTATTTCTATGAATATGCAAAAGACTGGGTTCTGCACCCTAATACtgcattaaaataaaagattattttttttctatagtctAAATCGGCATCAGTAAGGAAATTGCCCCTCATTGTTGCCCTATTAATATCGGTGAGAATCAACAGTGCCGTGTGTTTGGGGCCTGGGGTTATTTGGAGAggtttgtgtttaaaggagaagaaacccccttgggcgcaaaaaccctcccccctcctctGTGttgatc
The Xenopus laevis strain J_2021 chromosome 9_10S, Xenopus_laevis_v10.1, whole genome shotgun sequence DNA segment above includes these coding regions:
- the XB5729975.S gene encoding uncharacterized protein LOC379589 (The RefSeq protein has 6 substitutions, 1 non-frameshifting indel compared to this genomic sequence) encodes the protein MASARLRQELCCSICLDFYRKPVILRCGHNFCQDCITGVFDTQEEEEWGFYTCPECRKRFKVRPLPVRNLALYNIAELYKVARPKPEETEILCTYCIDFPQHAVKTCLHCEASLCEVHLRAHCTSEEHILLDPTSPLQNRHCPIHGKLFEYYCSEDSVCVCVHCCLSEQHRGHQVEMLNKASQIRKAELSVILENMGLLKAKKNMASLNLTRHGRKVEQETAVLTKNVAALFSTIREHLGCLEHRILNEIKLQEQKVLLPISELIGKLEVEKDELTRKMHYIEELCHNTDSLAVLQDQELDNVRDDDDDDEDETYSKHLISTSHLDRLLLSLIIQKGLDRYVVTIPKLTADRWSNVECVSDLLLDDNTSGNNICLSGDLKMATYSTEAQERGANYCRFQTGQVMSTTSFSSGKHFWEVEVSEDGLRSVGVAYSSIPRAGQESIIGYNSQSWSLTWINHLIGVSHNSEGKTVSKSSTMRNVGIYLDYEAGVLTFYQLCNPIRHLYTFTCVFTEPLHLAFRVENGWVRISSKPFWTIASTTESKVGDL
- the XB5729975.S gene encoding uncharacterized protein LOC379589 isoform X1 — its product is MASARLRQELCCSICLDFYRKPVILRCGHNFCQDCITGVFDTQEEEEWGFYTCPECRKRFKVRPLPVRNLALYNIAELYKVARPKPEETEILCTYCIDFPQHAVKTCLHCEASLCEVHLRAHCTSEEHILLDPTSPLQNRHCPIHGKLFEYYCSEDSVCVCVHCCLSEQHRGHQVEMLNKASQIRKAELSVILENMGLLKAKKNMATLNLTRHGRKVEQETAVLTKNVAALFSTIREHLGCLEHHILNEIKLQEQKVLLPISELIGKLEVEKDELTRKMHYIEELCHNTDSLAVLQDQELDNVRDDDDDEEETYSKHLISTSHVDRLLLSLIIQKGLDRYVATIPKLTADRWSNVECVSDLLLDDNTSGNNICLSGDLKMATYSTEAQERGANSCRFQTGQVMSTTSFSSGKHFWEVEVSEDGLRSVGVAYSSIPRAGQESIIGYNSQSWSLTWINHLIGVSHNSEGKTVSKSSTMRNVGIYLDYEAGVLTFYQLCNPIRHLYTFTCVFTEPLHLAFRVENGWVRISSKPFWTIASTTESKVGDL